The proteins below are encoded in one region of Malaclemys terrapin pileata isolate rMalTer1 chromosome 8, rMalTer1.hap1, whole genome shotgun sequence:
- the LOC128842430 gene encoding E3 ubiquitin-protein ligase RNF170-like: MLSHTLCRSSEPRFANLSQQKMSHLEKDYKHLSPRNPIEALRHWQPPYHSDLSCPICLQTATFPVETNCGHLFCGSCLITYWKHGSWLGAINCPLCRQKVILLCNASCENQQDKPSKRIVRDIRDYNKRFSGQPRPFADYLYDLPLLLNLALRGIFTLGGLVWIFFLRIVVCSFGTIMCLTSRFDVMHESLCGILAAVDDLVVVFLLLICMFNICQQMESEGINMASSTTQTMLSES, encoded by the exons ATGCTAAGCCATACTTTATGCAGATCTTCAGAACCAAG GTTTGCTAATTTAAGTCAGCAGAAGATGAGTCATCTGGAAAAAGACTATAAACATTTGTCCCCTAGGAATCCTATT gaAGCTCTCAGACATTGGCAACCTCCTTATCACAGTGATTTAAGCTGCCCAATCTGCCTCCAGACAGCTACTTTCCCAGTAGAAACCAATTGTGGACATTTATTTTGTG GTTCCTGTCTAATTACATACTGGAAACATGGTTCCTGGTTAGGAGCAATAAATTGTCCTCTCTGCAGACAAAAA GTGATTCTTCTGTGTAATGCCTCTTGTGAAAATCAACAAGATAAGCCAAGCAAGCGGATTGTACGTGACATCAGAGATTACAACAAGCGTTTCTCTGGACAACCTCGACCT TTTGCAGATTACCTTTATGACCTGCCGCTACTCCTAAATCTTGCCTTAAGAGGAATCTTCACGCTGGGCGGTCTCGTATGGATCTTCTTCCTAAGAATTGTTGTTTGCTCCTTTGGGAccatcatgtgcttaacttcccGATTTGACGTGATGCATGAATCTCTTTGTGGAATCCTCGCAGCAGTCGATGACCTAGTTGTCGTTTTCCTCCTTTTAATTTGCATGTTTAACATTTGCCAGCAAATGGAATCAGAAGGTATAAATATGGCAAGTTCTACAACTCAGACCATGCTGTCGGAATCCTGA